Genomic DNA from Acomys russatus chromosome 24, mAcoRus1.1, whole genome shotgun sequence:
AAAGCATATGAACTCCCAAAGGAATATGAGCAACTcagcttctttattttctaagtGAGACTAATGTGTTCTGTGGTAATCTTTGCAACTTAGCAGTGGTTCaacatttattgattgattgatcaatTGTGTGATATTGATTGATTATGCTAGAAACTGAGCTCTGAGCTGTGTATAGTAGTGCCACAGCACCAAACTGCCTCATCTGCTCACATAGCTCACTTCATGAAACGGTGAAAGTGGAGTTAGGGAGAAATAATTGTTCTTATGGCCGTGTTCTTAGCTTATGACAAATAGATatatttatcacagaaatatattAGCATAAATAATATCTCATGTTATCAAACCAAAGTTAGATTCTTGAAATTatacttttggttttttcttaaaaatagccTCCTAAAATGTACAGTAATACTGATCAACTAAAGTCTGGAAGAAATATAGTTAGTTCATGACAACAGCCTATATTTTGTTAATACTAGATCTTGTGAAAGTAATCCATTTTCACAAACAcagaataacatttttttcagTCTCATATAGAATTGGGGGTaataaaatgagacaaaaataaaggGAGACTATTAAATCAGGAAAGAGGGCTAAAGAGGAGGATAAGAATCAGCAACAGAGGGAGTGAATTTAGAGGTACACAACGAAGCCCATCAATTTGTACAATCAgtaatagttaataaaaataaatgtgtgtaaagtataaagtaaataaacaagtaaaatataaatattttaaacacttaacagctttgaattctttatatttcATATCTATGCAGTCTTTGTGTTAAAAAGGTCACACATGACGAAATTACACATTTGGAAACTTGATGTAGTGAAGGATCAAGCTTCTATcatgtttttcagttttaaaacaaGTCCCTTTCCATGCACTGCCAATGTATAGTGGGTAGACTTACTCATATACCATTTCTAAaatattccatttctctttcatatCAGAAGAAGCAAACCTAAGAGGGACAAAACATTTGCTTGGCAAGACCTTGATGAGATCTAgtgtatatctctgtgtgccTAGATTACTTTGCTTACTGTACTGTACTGAATCATAAATTGCTGgatacgtaaaaaaaaaaaactaataagaaaTGAATATGTTACGGATAGATTCAATGTGAGAAAAATAATTGCTTTCAGTTGTTTATCCACTGGCTTTGGGCCAAGAATCTGCCTTTGCAATGTTTGTGGACATTCAACTCAGGGCTTTTAGATTTAGGAGGCAACCATTTTTcattacttaaaaaagaaaactttccaaaCTGTACCTATTAttggcaatttttattttcttttttaaattactatagTTGTTTCTAAATTATCAACAGTCGAATAATcatatttgtcttattttgtgaTATTTGAAAGAATTTCAAATATCATCCTATCCTTTCAACAACTTATTCTGAAGAAAATTTTTCAAGCATGTGTACTTCTAGACCTGATTTTATATTGAGAAAATATATATTGATTTGCAAGGCAAATACTAAGCATTAAAGCTACATGTTATGGTGACGACTTACGGCATCAGGGCTGTCTTTTGCTGCCTTTTACCTTCAATTAGGTAGAAGAAATGTTTGTATTATATGTGTTACATATTACTGAAAAATGAATTTCAATCCTTTGCTTTTAGTCTAAAGTGCTCATTATGTGGTGAGCTCACTGCTCACCATACCAGGTTGTCCGTGGCCTAGCAGCTCGCTGCCTGCTTGACACCTCTGGCTGTTCTTCTCATTGGTTCCCTTTACTGTGCTTTTTCTTACTCTATGTCTGCTGAGATAACTGGTCTATTCCACCATCCTGGAATGCTTCCTCCTGGTACTTATGTGAAGCTCAGAGGAGCACACCTATTGTTATATGTCAATATCTCTGATAGTTACTTTCTCAATATTGTAGTCATTCCTATCTACATTGTAAGTAAATTATATATCAGTACATATAATAATTTGTGTGTTAAAAAtaattgtgggggctggagagatggctcagagggtaagagcactgactgctgttccagaggtcctgagttcaattcccagcaaccacatggtggctcacaaccatctatggtgagatctggtgccctcttctggcacacaggcatatatacaggcaaaacagctgtatacataataaataaatctttaaaaaataataataataattgtgaaaatgtttattttatctaATATTATATCAAATTATCACTCAATAATAGATTACAAAGGAATAGAGTCATACATTAGTCTAACATataatgcatgtatatatatattttttttttctattaaaaatagatttttttgaaCCACacctggtggcacatacctataacccagcactcagggagacagaatcaGATGCacctctgagagtttgaggccagcctgatctacaaagtgagtccaggacatccaaggctacaaagagaaaccctgactagaaaagtaaaaaaaaaaaaaaaagaaagaaagaaagaaagaaagaaagacaaagaaaacagaaagtagttttttacaatatattctgactaCTGTTGCCCCTCCTCCAGTCCTCCTAGttcttctctgcccccccccatctctgtctctcattacaaaacaaacagacacctAAGGAATAAtagtaagaaatgaaataaaacaaaaccaagcaagtcAGAATAGGACAAATCAGGTGAAAGAGCCAACAAAAAAGCATAAGAAACGCATAGATGCTGAAAACCACGTTTTCACACACTGGAGTCCCACAAAATGCAAAAGTAGAAGCTGTAATAATATCATATTATATCATGAGTAAAGAACTTCAAAAGAGGCTGATGAATTCTATTTATGTTTGTTATTTACTGCTGGCCATGGAGCCCACCCTTGAGAGGGGTTTGTTTCCCTGGTGAGGCTCCCTTGGGGGGAAAAgcctattttttttgtttgcatgtggcTATCTATCGGAAGAGCTTTGGGGTTAGGTGTGGGAGCATGGGTCTCCCTCTTCTCTCAACTCTAGGACCCCAATTAGTGCAGTCTTCCGCAGGCCCCATGCGTGCTGCGCGGTGCCTCTGAGTGCACAACTTCATGGGTAGTGCCGTGTTTGCgtggccttccttccttcgtgTCCTCCATTCTTTCTGGCTCTCACACTCTTCTtaccacctcctcttctgcaaaaTTTCTTGAGGTTTTGGGGACGGGATGGAGACATCTCATTAAGCAAGGCTATATGTGACGAGATTAACATGAAGTCTGAACCCAAATGTAGAAGATGGAGACCTATCTCCAGGGAGACCGTAAGACTATCAAAACTGTGCAGTTTACATTAAAAAAGACTGAACCTGAAACCGTACATGTGTTGAGAATTGACACTTCTCTTATCAAAGTTATTTACATTATCTAGGCAGAGGCACGTTTCATCTTGCTGATGATTTCAATTAAGTCATTTTACAGTGTGATTAAGAAGACAGAACTCTACCAGCAAAACGCATTCCTTCAATAAAGACAATTGTTTTGACACATTAAAGAACTACTATGTACTTGGAAGAAAGATTTTTTCCCTCTGTTGCTGTAAATGGATTTGTGCATTTGTTAAGAAAGACAGTGCAACAGGTGATGGTCTAAATATCTTTTACTCTCTTTTCAAAATTAGCTGATAATTATCTTAAATTAGCAATTGAGCTCATGGCCACTTCATGAATTTTATGTGTTCTGTTTTGTCATAGCTCTCCTCAGAGACCCTTTAACATCCTGGTTCCTTAAACTGTAGATTAATGGATTGAGCATAGGTGTCACTACAGTGTAGAACACTGCAATGACCTTACCACCAGCCCTGGAGGATTTTGACTGGGGTCTCATGTACATAAAGATGGCAGTTCCATAGAATAAGGTCACAACTGTCAGATGGGAGGCACAGGTGGACAGAGCCTTATGCCTCCCTGAGGATGACCTCATCCTGAGAACAGAACAAAGGACCCGGGCGTAGGAAACAATAATAAGGAGGAAAGGAATGAAGACGATGATGATGCTGAATACAAACACCACTAGCTCAGTGAGTGAGGTGTCAGTACAAGCCAGCCTCAGAACTGAGGGAACCTCACAGAAAAAGTGATTCAGGACATTTGGTCCACAATAGGGCAAACTCAAGGTGAGAATGTTGATAACCATGGAGCTCAGGAAACTGCTGGACCAAGAAATGGCTGCCAGTTGGACACAGGTGTTTTGGTCCATAATAACAGTGTAATGAAGAGGGTGACAAATGGCTACATATCTGTCATAAGCCATGACCCCAAGAAGAACACATTCAATCATTCCAAAGGAGAGCGAGAAGTACATCTGAGTAGCACAGCTGGCAAACGGGATAGTCTTCTTACTCCCCACCATGTTGGAAAGCATCTGTGGGACATTGGTAGATGTGTAGCAGATGTCCAAAAAGGACAGGTTcgtgaggaagaagtacatgggggtcTGCAGGCGAGGTTCTATCTggataatagtgatgatgatgacattgCCCACCACTGACAATATatagaaaagcaagaaaacaaaaaagagaaccaGCTGTGTCTTGGGATCAGATGACAGCCCCAGAAATACAAACTCAGTCACAgtaaaatttacttttctttgatCCATCTTTTCAGGCTACCTTTCTTTCCTAGAACCAGGCAACTGACCTGAGAAGCAAACGTCCAGTTGAGCAGTATTATACAACAGAGATTTAAGAAAATAGATAATGATCTTTGTCTTGGATGAGATCCTGGGTGTTTGAACTTTAGTGCAATTGAGAAACTGTCCTTCAGTTTCCAGAGAGGACCTTCAGATGATACTGCAACGCTCAATTCATAGTCCAATACAGTTGATCAGAAATTGCCTTTTCTAAAATACAATTTCATTTTGCCAGTCAATAATCACCCCATGTTCCAGTCATTCTCCAAAACCTTTGTCACAAATCACCAACTTCAAGAAAGGTATGGTTGAGGTGACACACaccctttaatctcagaactcaagagactggagcaagcatatctctgagttcaaggccagcctggcctacagagcaagttctagggtATCCAGGCCTACAGGCCTATGCTGAGAAACcaaactttgcctcaaaaaaaaaaaaagaatctggagGGGAACATCAGCCATAGAGACAGTAGTGAAGGCCTCTACTCTGTGGACTGCCTCCTATTCAGCAAATAAAACTAAACCAAGGTTGCAGCATGTGCCACACCAGAGCCACCGTGATATGCCTTACACTGCATAGCCACCCTCACTCCCAGAACAATATGCACTGAAGCCAGGTAAAGCAGGCATGAGGCTCATAAGCAACTAAGACCTGGCACTCCTCACTCCCCACTTTCATGCTGTATGGTATGGGATGGCCTcatgtttacataataataataatttaatgagaattttaaggtttaaagaaaataatatctgAAGAACTTTATGCAACATATAGGAATCGATCTTTAAACATATCTAATGCTAGTGATACTGACAAAACATGATGATGCTACATTTATCTTGAATTCATAACCATTGTAAATGAACAGCTTTACTGAAAATTGTTTAAACGTGTTAAAGTTAGAAGGAGGTTTTACTGAGAGTTCCTTAGGCTCTTTactcttttatttgcctgaaagATATGCACAGTGTTATACATCCCTCGCCTTCTTCCAGCCCATTTAAAAGGAGCAACCTAGAAATATATGACATAGCAAATAAGTCTTAAGCACAGACACAAACATTCACCCATCAATTTCTccaatctgttttcattttctcatattcttttttgttgttgttagttctTCCTTTCAATATTGTTGTGACACTCACTTTGTACCATGGGATGTCTGTACACTAATGGCTGTAATAAATACTCTTGATTCTCTAAATGAATGTGTTGCTCATGGAAAGCTGCAAAGAATGAAGTTTCCTGGTGCCAGAGGAAGTGGGACATCTGCTCAAAAAGTCTCTTCAcaagaaataattatttatatatataaagtaatatatatatatttgtaagtcATGAAATGAACATAGCTTGAAAAACACCCTTTTGCATGCagtgctcttttatttttttaaggttttctgagacagggtttcttttctctgtataacagtcctggctgtcctggaccaggctggcctcgaactcacagtgatccacctgactctgcctcctgagtgctgggactggaggtgtatgccaccatgcccggcatgcATGCAGTGTTCTTTAGAGACATTTAAATACATTACACATGTAGTTAAGTAAATGTTTTAGGTTAAATAGTCACATAAGATGATGTTAAATTATTTAGACTAAGAAGTCTAGGAACTAAATCAAGGGTAGACTTAGAAAAAGCTAAGttgtaggtttttcttttcatcttaagCAACAGTAGAAGCAGGGAGTAACAGAGACTTCCACGTTGTTTAGCAGATCCTCCAAACAGCATTTAGATTTTCTATTATGAACAAGAAACGTGAGTTTGATTTTTAGAAGTGACCATAATGGTAAGAGTTGGTATCCATCCTTTCTCCAATAATTTAGATTTCTCTATCTGTAACAAGATGACAATACATAATCAGAAAAGTGGATGCCCAGGGGTGCAGAACTCTAGAGGTCTGCTTTCCAAAACCTTTTTCTACATGCCTGAATCCTTTATTCGTTGGTTGAGGGGACTTGCACACTCTTATCACCAGTTGAGCTCATCTGTAGAACAAGACAAAAATACTATTGAGTTTATATATTTGATATGGCAGATAAATTAGATGACGCATGAAAACATGAAGCAAAAGCATTGCTCCTAATTGTTCAATGCATAAAATCATCATAACATCATTATGTCACATTATTCATAGTAAAGAGCtattatatataagaaaaagaattattgACAATCCTAAAATTATGAAGGAAGAATCGCCTTTGATACAG
This window encodes:
- the LOC127207262 gene encoding putative olfactory receptor 2B8; the protein is MDQRKVNFTVTEFVFLGLSSDPKTQLVLFFVFLLFYILSVVGNVIIITIIQIEPRLQTPMYFFLTNLSFLDICYTSTNVPQMLSNMVGSKKTIPFASCATQMYFSLSFGMIECVLLGVMAYDRYVAICHPLHYTVIMDQNTCVQLAAISWSSSFLSSMVINILTLSLPYCGPNVLNHFFCEVPSVLRLACTDTSLTELVVFVFSIIIVFIPFLLIIVSYARVLCSVLRMRSSSGRHKALSTCASHLTVVTLFYGTAIFMYMRPQSKSSRAGGKVIAVFYTVVTPMLNPLIYSLRNQDVKGSLRRAMTKQNT